A part of Polynucleobacter sp. MG-Unter2-18 genomic DNA contains:
- the ispF gene encoding 2-C-methyl-D-erythritol 2,4-cyclodiphosphate synthase, whose amino-acid sequence MTSSTPHIPQFRIGQGYDVHALVEGRKLILGGVHVPNEKGLLGHSDADALLHALTDALLGAAGLNDIGQLFPDTDPQFKDMDSRILLRAALQKIQAAGFHVGNVDATIICQKPKLATFLPEMVHNIAADLLVTPSHVNLKAKTNESLGHLGRGEGIAVHAVALLYKV is encoded by the coding sequence ATGACATCCAGCACACCTCATATTCCTCAATTTCGCATTGGCCAAGGCTACGACGTTCATGCCTTGGTCGAGGGTCGTAAGCTGATTCTCGGTGGGGTCCATGTTCCTAATGAAAAGGGCTTGCTGGGACATTCTGATGCGGATGCCTTGTTGCATGCTTTGACGGATGCTTTACTGGGTGCTGCAGGCTTGAATGATATTGGGCAGTTATTTCCAGATACGGATCCACAGTTTAAGGACATGGATAGCCGCATTTTGCTCAGAGCAGCTCTGCAAAAGATCCAAGCAGCTGGATTTCACGTGGGCAATGTGGATGCAACGATTATTTGTCAAAAACCTAAATTAGCCACTTTCTTGCCGGAAATGGTCCACAATATTGCAGCAGATTTGCTGGTGACGCCCAGCCATGTCAACCTCAAGGCTAAAACCAATGAATCTCTTGGGCACCTTGGCAGAGGCGAGGGCATAGCAGTTCATGCCGTGGCTTTGCTCTACAAGGTCTAA
- the tig gene encoding trigger factor: protein MAVQIENLGQLDRKVTLEFARVDLAKAREDRLAKLGKTMKAPGFRPGKVPKTMVEKQYGMQVDFELQFDKAQELFYDLAQKEKIQLAGQPRLDPKSELDADKIVFDAYFEVLPEVKIGDITKAEVTKYTTDISDAEIDRALDVLRKQQVHYHPRGDAGDHGDGGANTAAQAGDQVVIDFVGKIDGVEFAGGKAENFEYVLGEGRMLPEFEAATLGLKAGESKTFLLSFPADYHGKDVAGKTADFTITVKSVNWAHLPVVDDAFALSLGVTEGGVAKMRSEVKENLDRETKRRITSLLKGEVMEKLNSICEFDVPKSLVAQEQERLAESARQDLIQRGIPNAKDAPIPAEMFAEQAVKRVRLGLILSDLVKQQNLSATADQIKAEIDEQAATYEDPKEVVRWFYSNPNRLKDVENLVLEDNVMKYFTSQAKVIDKAVTFEELSKLN, encoded by the coding sequence ATGGCTGTGCAGATAGAAAATTTAGGTCAGTTAGACCGCAAAGTGACCTTAGAGTTCGCTCGCGTCGATTTGGCGAAGGCAAGAGAAGACCGTTTGGCTAAATTGGGTAAAACCATGAAAGCCCCAGGCTTCCGTCCAGGCAAAGTGCCTAAGACTATGGTCGAAAAGCAATACGGCATGCAGGTCGATTTCGAACTTCAGTTTGATAAAGCTCAAGAACTCTTTTATGACTTAGCCCAAAAAGAAAAAATTCAATTGGCTGGTCAACCACGTCTCGACCCTAAATCAGAATTAGACGCAGACAAGATCGTGTTTGACGCTTACTTTGAAGTCTTGCCAGAAGTAAAGATTGGCGACATCACTAAAGCAGAGGTAACTAAGTACACAACGGATATCTCGGATGCAGAGATTGATCGTGCACTCGATGTGTTGCGCAAGCAGCAAGTACATTACCATCCACGTGGCGATGCCGGTGATCATGGTGATGGCGGTGCAAACACCGCTGCGCAAGCTGGCGACCAAGTGGTTATTGACTTCGTTGGCAAGATCGATGGCGTCGAATTTGCAGGCGGCAAAGCAGAAAACTTTGAATACGTGCTCGGCGAAGGCCGCATGTTGCCAGAATTTGAAGCTGCTACTTTAGGTCTCAAAGCAGGTGAAAGCAAGACTTTCCTATTAAGCTTCCCAGCGGATTACCACGGTAAAGATGTTGCCGGTAAAACTGCTGATTTCACGATCACTGTCAAGTCAGTGAATTGGGCGCACTTGCCAGTAGTTGATGACGCATTTGCATTGTCCTTAGGTGTTACCGAGGGTGGCGTTGCGAAGATGCGCTCAGAAGTCAAAGAAAATTTAGATCGCGAAACTAAGCGTCGCATTACTTCCCTACTAAAAGGCGAAGTAATGGAGAAGCTCAACAGCATTTGCGAATTTGATGTGCCCAAGTCTTTAGTTGCTCAAGAGCAAGAGCGCTTAGCTGAGTCTGCACGTCAAGACTTAATACAGCGCGGCATTCCAAATGCAAAAGATGCGCCAATTCCAGCAGAGATGTTTGCTGAGCAAGCCGTGAAGCGTGTCCGCCTCGGTTTGATTCTGAGTGACTTGGTTAAGCAGCAGAATTTATCTGCTACTGCAGATCAAATTAAAGCTGAGATTGATGAGCAGGCTGCTACTTACGAAGATCCAAAAGAAGTAGTGCGTTGGTTCTACAGCAATCCTAACCGCCTCAAAGATGTTGAGAACTTGGTGCTTGAAGATAATGTGATGAAGTATTTCACTTCTCAGGCTAAAGTAATTGACAAAGCAGTTACTTTCGAAGAACTCAGCAAGCTTAACTAA
- the clpP gene encoding ATP-dependent Clp endopeptidase proteolytic subunit ClpP — MNQNHFQSENLEPKSLGLVPMVIETSGRGERAYDIYSRLLRERVVFLVGEVNDQTANLVIAQLLFLESENPDKEISLYINSPGGSVSAGLAIYDTMQFIKPHVSTLCMGMAASMGAFLLCAGEKGKRYALPNSRVMIHQPLGGARGQASDIEIQAREILYLRERLNQILSDRTGQTIETIAKDTDRDNFMSADQAQEYGLIDKVIDKRP, encoded by the coding sequence ATGAACCAGAATCATTTCCAGTCTGAGAATTTAGAGCCAAAAAGTTTGGGTTTAGTTCCAATGGTGATTGAAACCTCTGGTCGAGGCGAGAGGGCTTATGACATTTACTCTCGCTTACTCAGAGAACGCGTCGTTTTCTTAGTTGGCGAAGTGAATGATCAAACTGCCAACTTAGTGATTGCACAGTTGCTATTCCTCGAGAGCGAGAACCCAGATAAAGAAATCTCTCTGTACATCAACTCTCCAGGCGGCTCCGTTTCAGCTGGCCTCGCAATTTATGACACGATGCAATTTATCAAACCGCACGTGAGCACATTGTGTATGGGTATGGCTGCAAGTATGGGTGCGTTCTTATTGTGCGCTGGTGAGAAGGGTAAGCGCTATGCTTTGCCGAATTCACGCGTGATGATTCATCAGCCATTAGGCGGTGCACGCGGTCAAGCTTCAGACATTGAGATCCAAGCTCGTGAAATCCTCTATCTGCGTGAGCGCTTAAATCAGATTTTGTCTGATCGCACAGGCCAAACAATTGAAACAATCGCCAAAGATACTGATCGCGATAACTTTATGTCTGCAGACCAGGCTCAAGAGTATGGCTTGATCGATAAAGTCATCGATAAGCGCCCTTAA